Within the Oncorhynchus kisutch isolate 150728-3 linkage group LG13, Okis_V2, whole genome shotgun sequence genome, the region ACACTGTCCAGCTGTGAATTTTGTGTCAAGGGGCAGCTGCTGGATGTCAGTGGCCAGTGAGTTACTGGCTACACAGGAGACATTCGGGCCTCTTTCCACAGGCCCAGTGAGTTCTGCTGACACcatattttctctgtatatggtGATGGAAGTGAAGGAGGATGGGAGAGTGCTGCTTCCGTTGATCGTCCAGTGCAGAGTGGCATTAGGTCGGGCTTCTGCTCTACACACACAGTGCAGAATCCCACCCTTCAAGGAGCAAGTGGAGTCAGAGAGGATTGCTGGGGGGACTGGAGTGACAGAATGACACAAaggtttaaaaatgtttttttgacaCTACACATTTGCCTTCCTTCCTGTTGTGAGTGAGAAACAATGACAATAGAACTATGTTAGGGTGGAAAGGAGTCCTTTCTTCTATTCTACACACATAATGTGTTGCTAGAATTAGCATCTCATAGTACAAATATAATGTTAGTCCCATTGGAAACTGTGCAAccacacatagacacatacaaTGAGATACTTACAGTTGACATCCAGAAACAGCCAGGCTGACTGATTTGATCCAATATTATTTTGGACAATGCAGGAGAATGAGGTGTCTCTGCTAATGTTGGGATAGGACATTTTGCCCTGAGTTGAATTCATTTGGATGCTTTGGCCTCCCTGTCGTCTGATCCACACATACCTGCCTGGCTGGGGGTTGCTGTCAGCAACACACTCCAGGTTGACACTATGACCTTCACTGACTGGCAGTTCATCCACCATCACCTTCACACCTACAGGGGCATCTGTTAATAAAGTAGACAAACATGTTTTGTGACTTTGTAGTCGTTTGTTCTGTAAAATTGTAGATTTATTTAAGTGATGGCCTGTGAACGGAATAATTACACAACTGAGATCAAACAAGAAAGACCAAAAACGTACATGAGATGTTAAGAATGACTGGTTGACTCTCAGTTTGTACTCTAGCGAATTGAGCTGTGCATTTCATCTCTTTTTTGTGAAGTTGGCACGTTCCTCTTCCTTGTATTGTCTCAGTAGACACCCACAGCCCTCCCTTTTCCTCCGTGGAAGTCACTGCTGTAGAATTTACAGGCAAATGGCTccattgaagggatggaggagaggatgggcaGGAATGCCAGACAGTACAGTTGGCCTGGAATAaggctccatccaccaatgcatTCTTCATGGATAAGGCAGGAGCTTTTCTATCTGCAAGTTCAAATAAAAATGATTATTAGCTGGAACCAAAGGCAAACAAGGCATTACCAGTTCCTGTGACTAATGGTTTAACGCCCTGTCTGCAATTCTCATTCAGTTTTAACATAGTGCTCCAGCTACTTATCACTATCACTCCTAAATACAGATGTCAAAGTAATGAAGTACTGTTCATCTGATCACAATCTGTTGTATTTTTTCAGTTGTTTAACGACAACAAATATTCAATCTAATACTCCTCTCCATGAGTGTGCTTACTTTCAATTGTAATCCTTGCGATCTGACGATGGAAATTTTGTGTAGCTGACTCATCAGGGTTGATCCACACGTAGAGCTGGAGGTTATTGTCTGTCCATGTCACACTCTCAACCCTCAGTGTACAGTCACCCTCTGATGCATTGCCTGGCACTGATGTACGCCCTCTAAAGCTGCTCTCCACACTGGTCGGTTCCTTACCATCATAAACCTTGGGATAGAGAATGCTATGATACCGGTACCAGATGACCCTGTGGTGGGGGGCGGTGTGACAGGACACTTCTACACAACTACCATCTACTGCCTTCACAGTATTGGGCACCTTCACTATCCAACAGTGACCAAGCGAGACAAGTGTGCACCCTGAGGAAGAAGACCTAACAAGTCAGTTTACATTGTATGAGTTCTCTTTCATTACTTTTCCAGCTGTATCAAGTGGAGTTTAAATAACCTTCCCCAATTTGAGGAACAGAAGAGTTGGTTGATCCACagtagtacagtgcatttggaaagaattctgagcccttcactttttccacattttgttacattacagcctcattctaaattggattcaatagtttttctcctcatcaatctaagcacaataccccataatgacaaagcacattTTCATTTTATTCATCTTTGCACATTTTGTCGTCGTTGTTGTCTTTCTTCATACATGTAGCACTTTCACAACAATCAGATTGACGGGATGCCAAATAATTGGGTTCCATTATAAAAGCTTCATCAGTTTCTGAAACACCAGCTGCTCCAAAGCAAAATAAGTAACATTtactgtaaacatacagtatttaACATGTGGTGACATTTAATGGCTTAAAGCTAGAAAACTAAAGTCAGATAATGCACATGTTGATGCAGAAATAAAATGTTACCATGCAAACAAATGTAATTTAATAAGATGTGTATAATGTACCTGTGATGAAGCTGAGGATGTCCATTACAGTCGGTGGTGTCTATAGTCTATTAAGGTCCCGATGTCATGTGATGGATAGGATGCTGAAGTTTGTAGCTATTAAACAAACAATCAATCACCCAATCAATTAATAAAGGAAAACTATATTTTggttcaagatatgtaactttcaaaatacagaaatacagattGCTGACAAGTAAAATATTTGGGGTATTTTCCTTTAcgttgtcacgagtccgaccgaaggtggctccccttcccgttcg harbors:
- the LOC109902122 gene encoding sialic acid-binding Ig-like lectin 14 isoform X1, with amino-acid sequence MDILSFITGCTLVSLGHCWIVKVPNTVKAVDGSCVEVSCHTAPHHRVIWYRYHSILYPKVYDGKEPTSVESSFRGRTSVPGNASEGDCTLRVESVTWTDNNLQLYVWINPDESATQNFHRQIARITIENRKAPALSMKNALVDGALFQANCTVWHSCPSSPPSLQWSHLPVNSTAVTSTEEKGGLWVSTETIQGRGTCQLHKKEMKCTAQFARVQTESQPVILNISYAPVGVKVMVDELPVSEGHSVNLECVADSNPQPGRYVWIRRQGGQSIQMNSTQGKMSYPNISRDTSFSCIVQNNIGSNQSAWLFLDVNFPPAILSDSTCSLKGGILHCVCRAEARPNATLHWTINGSSTLPSSFTSITIYRENMVSAELTGPVERGPNVSCVASNSLATDIQQLPLDTKFTAGQFLPWMLTALAVVCVFLWGAVMFVRRIRCRERPKASSNLSTLDIPLRQPVMSESLRYSNPQKPQQNTKRTKPKAMPMAMPKEKARTEGQSSVYENDFVPNKPSQNPIKNYENYPKIKLQDNTKAMCSNTDDIYQNY
- the LOC109902122 gene encoding sialic acid-binding Ig-like lectin 14 isoform X2: MDILSFITGCTLVSLGHCWIVKVPNTVKAVDGSCVEVSCHTAPHHRVIWYRYHSILYPKVYDGKEPTSVESSFRGRTSVPGNASEGDCTLRVESVTWTDNNLQLYVWINPDESATQNFHRQIARITIENRKAPALSMKNALVDGALFQANCTVWHSCPSSPPSLQWSHLPVNSTAVTSTEEKGGLWVSTETIQGRGTCQLHKKEMKCTAQFARVQTESQPVILNISYAPVGVKVMVDELPVSEGHSVNLECVADSNPQPGRYVWIRRQGGQSIQMNSTQGKMSYPNISRDTSFSCIVQNNIGSNQSAWLFLDVNFPPAILSDSTCSLKGGILHCVCRAEARPNATLHWTINGSSTLPSSFTSITIYRENMVSAELTGPVERGPNVSCVASNSLATDIQQLPLDTKFTAGQFLPWMLTALAVVCVFLWGAVMFVRRIRCRERQPVMSESLRYSNPQKPQQNTKRTKPKAMPMAMPKEKARTEGQSSVYENDFVPNKPSQNPIKNYENYPKIKLQDNTKAMCSNTDDIYQNY